In the Bacillus sp. FJAT-42376 genome, GTGCTCAAGGGCGAGCTCGACCGCTGGAATAAAGGAAAATTCATTACCGTTTTCCTTGGAGCCAGCGCAGAGCGGGTGCAAAAACTCGAGCAGGTTCTTCAGGATTATGATATGGAAGCGGCCATTGTAAAAGACGGCGATCCTTTCAAACCGGGGAAAGCGTATATTTTAGAAGGAGACCTGCAAACAGGTTTCGAACTGCCTTTACAGAAAATCTCGGTGATCACAGAAGAAGAGCTCTTTAAAAAACGGGTGAAAAAACAGCCGAGACGCCAAAAGCTTTCCAATGCAGAGCGCATTAAAAGCTACTCGGAGCTTCAAACAGGCGACTACGTGGTTCATATCAACCACGGGATCGGAAAGTACCTGGGGATTGAAACACTGGAGATCAACGGCAATCATAAAGATTATCTTCATATCCGATATCAGGGTTCTGACAAACTTTATGTACCGGTTGAACAAATTGATCAAGTGCAAAAGTATGTGGGCTCAGAAGGAAAAGAGCCGAAAATTTATAAACTGGGCGGCAATGACTGGCGCCGTGTGAAGAAGAAGGTAGAATCATCTGTTCAGGATATTGCAGATGATTTAATCAAGCTTTATGCGGAAAGGGAAGCGAGCAGGGGCTATGCTTTTTCACCGGACGGCGAAATGCAGCGCGAGTTTGAGGCGGCCTTCCCTTATCAGGAAACGGAAGACCAAATTCGTTCCATCCATGAAATTAAGCTGGATATGGAGCGGGAACGTCCGATGGACCGTCTATTATGCGGCGACGTTGGATATGGAAAGACGGAGGTGGCCATCCGCGCCGCATTCAAGGCTATTGCAGACGGGAAACAGGTCGCCCTGCTTGTTCCGACGACCATTTTAGCCCAGCAGCACTACGAAACCGTCCGCGAACGATTCCAGGATTATCCGATGACAGTCGGTCTTCTCAGCCGTTTCAGAACGCGGAAGGAAATGAATGAAACAACAAAAGGACTGGAAAACGGTACAGTCGATCTTGTCATCGGTACTCACCGTCTTCTTTCCAAGGATGTAAAATATAAAAATCTCGGTCTGCTCATTATTGATGAAGAACAAAGGTTTGGAGTCACTCATAAGGAAAAAATTAAGCAAATGAAAGCAAACGTGGACGTGCTTACTCTGACCGCGACGCCGATCCCGAGAACGCTCCATATGTCCATGCTTGGCGTGAGAGATCTCTCGGTTATTGAGACGCCGCCTGAAAACCGCTATCCTGTTCAGACGTACGTAGTGGAGAATAATGGAGGGCTTGTAAGAGAAGCGATTGAGCGCGAGCTGTCCCGCGGCGGCCAGGTGTATGTTCTTTACAACAGGGTGGAGGATATCAGCCGAAAAGCAGATGAGATATCGATGCTCGTTCCGGATGCGAGGGTGACGTATGCCCACGGAAAAATGACGGAAAATGAATTGGAATCCGTTATGCTGAATTTTCTTGAAGGGCAGTCTGACGTGCTTGTCAGCACGACCATCATCGAAACGGGAGTGGATATCCCGAACGTGAATACCCTGATTGTGTATGATGCAGATAAAATGGGTTTATCCCAGCTTTATCAGCTTAGGGGGCGTGTCGGCCGTTCAAGCCGGGTCGCTTATGCTTATTTCACGTACCGGAAAGATAAAGTGCTGACAGAGGTAGCTGAAAAAAGACTTCAGGCAATCAAGGAATTTACAGAGCTTGGTTCAGGGTTCAAAATTGCGATGAGGGATTTGTCGATTCGGGGAGCAGGAAACCTGCTCGGTGCCCAGCAGCACGGTTTTATCGACTCAGTAGGATTCGATTTGTACTCTCAAATGCTGAAAGAAGCGATCGAAGAGCGAAAAGGAGATGCACCGAAAGAAAAAGCATTTGAACCGGAAATCGATTTGGATCTGGATGCATACATTCCGGAAGCGTATATTGCAGATGGGAAGCAGAAAATTGATATGTATAAACGTTTCAGGGCGATTTCTTCAGAAGAGGAGCTTTCAGAACTTCAGGAGGAGATGACGGATCGCTTTGGCACGTATCCTTCTGAAGTCAGCTATCTCTTTAAAGTGGCGGAGGCTAAACTTTTCGCGGTCCGGGAACAAGTCGAAACGATCAAAGAAGTCAAAGACGTTATCTATATGTCAATCAGCGAAGAAGCGAGCAAACAGGCAGATGGACAGAAACTGTTTGAACTTAGCAGCCAGTATGGAAGAAAAGTCGGGCTTGGAATGGATGCGAATAAGCTGAAAATTTCCATTCAAACGAAAGGTCTGGGAGCGGATGAGCGCCTGTCGATTTTGATTGGCCTCCTTAAAGGGCTTCAGCATGTGAAGAAGGAAGAAATTTCAGCCAGCTGATCTTTTGCTTATATTTTCATTTATTGTGTGTATATTACCTTTATTGTGAAGGATACTAATTTCAAACAAAAGGTGAATGCAGCTATTCGGCAGACACCATGTATCAATTCACAAGATGAAAGTGAGGCAGCAATAGATGAAAGCAACTGGCATTGTTCGTCGAATTGATGATTTAGGACGTGTGGTGATTCCGAAAGAAATCCGCAGAACGCTTCGTATCCGAGAAGGGGATCCGCTGGAAATTTTCGTTGACCGCGACGGAGAAGTCATTCTAAAGAAATATTCGCCTATTAGTGAACTGGGTGATTTTGCAAGAGAATATGCTGACGCTTTATATGACAGCATGGGTCATCCTGTACTGATTTGCGACAGAGATGCATTCATTGCCGTTTCGGGAAGCTCCAAAAAAGAGTACTTAAACCGAAATATCAGTGAAGATATAGAGAGAGCGATGGAAGAAAGAAGCTCGGTTCTTAAAACAGAATCCAGTGAATTACAGCTCCTTGAGGGAGTCAAAGAAGAAGTCAAAGCCTACACCATCGGTCCGATCATTGCAAATGGCGATCCAATCGGTGCAGTGGTGATCTTTTCAAAAGAAGGCTCACTTGGAGAAGTAGAGAAAAAAGCGGTAGAAACGGCTGCTGGCTTCCTTGCCCGCCAAATGGAGAACTAGGTTTCGATCTTATCATATGTATTACGAAAAGACAGCCTACGGGCTGTCTTTTAATGTATAGCGTGTTTTTAAAAACGGATTGCAGACCAAAATTTAGTGAAAGACCTTGGACCGGCCTGTGTTTCGGGCAGCTTCGCTTTATTTGGTCCTCGGGAGGAGAGGCAGTTCTGCGTTTCGGCAGGATGGCGTGCCCTTAGCAGAACGTCCTAACTGAAAGCGCCTCTCGGTCGGGAGCTCCACCGTCTT is a window encoding:
- the mfd gene encoding transcription-repair coupling factor; translated protein: MKSLHSFFYSNEDFNTVVTGLKEGLKEQLLAGLSGSARSLFTSSLYMETGESVLVVTHNLYQAQKVFEDLANLAGKNVFLYPVNEVIASDMAVASPELMAQRMEVLNHLASGKKGIVVAPAAALRRLLPSKSLWNASQKTLALGEELDTDSFYAWLSQIGYERTNMVSAPGEFSVRGGIIDVYPLTEENPVRIELFDIEIDSIRAFDLADQRSLEKMESITLGPAKEILLHREHLERCEEKLEAALAKSLKKLKNDQQKELLLQNVQHELEMLKNGQVTEEMHKYVSFFYGQPASLIDYFDGTATVVMDEISRIHEMMEQLENEEADWITSMLENGKIVHDVKISHEHPLSLTAQPIVYLSLFLRHVPHTSPQNILNVSCKQMQNFHGQMNVLKGELDRWNKGKFITVFLGASAERVQKLEQVLQDYDMEAAIVKDGDPFKPGKAYILEGDLQTGFELPLQKISVITEEELFKKRVKKQPRRQKLSNAERIKSYSELQTGDYVVHINHGIGKYLGIETLEINGNHKDYLHIRYQGSDKLYVPVEQIDQVQKYVGSEGKEPKIYKLGGNDWRRVKKKVESSVQDIADDLIKLYAEREASRGYAFSPDGEMQREFEAAFPYQETEDQIRSIHEIKLDMERERPMDRLLCGDVGYGKTEVAIRAAFKAIADGKQVALLVPTTILAQQHYETVRERFQDYPMTVGLLSRFRTRKEMNETTKGLENGTVDLVIGTHRLLSKDVKYKNLGLLIIDEEQRFGVTHKEKIKQMKANVDVLTLTATPIPRTLHMSMLGVRDLSVIETPPENRYPVQTYVVENNGGLVREAIERELSRGGQVYVLYNRVEDISRKADEISMLVPDARVTYAHGKMTENELESVMLNFLEGQSDVLVSTTIIETGVDIPNVNTLIVYDADKMGLSQLYQLRGRVGRSSRVAYAYFTYRKDKVLTEVAEKRLQAIKEFTELGSGFKIAMRDLSIRGAGNLLGAQQHGFIDSVGFDLYSQMLKEAIEERKGDAPKEKAFEPEIDLDLDAYIPEAYIADGKQKIDMYKRFRAISSEEELSELQEEMTDRFGTYPSEVSYLFKVAEAKLFAVREQVETIKEVKDVIYMSISEEASKQADGQKLFELSSQYGRKVGLGMDANKLKISIQTKGLGADERLSILIGLLKGLQHVKKEEISAS
- the spoVT gene encoding stage V sporulation protein T gives rise to the protein MKATGIVRRIDDLGRVVIPKEIRRTLRIREGDPLEIFVDRDGEVILKKYSPISELGDFAREYADALYDSMGHPVLICDRDAFIAVSGSSKKEYLNRNISEDIERAMEERSSVLKTESSELQLLEGVKEEVKAYTIGPIIANGDPIGAVVIFSKEGSLGEVEKKAVETAAGFLARQMEN